The DNA window ACTGTTTTGTAATGTCGAGAAGAACGCCGTTATCGAAGAAGTCGACAAGACCCTCTCGATTTACGAAGTGCCGCTCGGTCTGGCCGAGAACAAAATCGATCGTCTCATCTGCGATAAACTCCAGTTGCCCCCCGCGTCCTGTCAGCTGGATGACTGGAAGGAGCTGATGAACAACATTCGGCATCCGGAGCACGAAGTCACAATCGCGGTTGTCGGAAAATACATCGAGCATCGCGACGCCTACAAATCGATCTACGAATCGATCGATCACGCCGGCTTCTCCAGCAAGGCTCGGGTCATCGTGAAGCGGGTTTCCGCCGACGAGCTTGAGGAAGAAGATCCGGAACTCCTGCTCCGTGGTGTTGATGGCATTCTTGTCCCGGGTGGCTTCGGCATGCGGGGCATTGAAGGCAAGATTCGCGCCGCCCGTTACGCCCGCGAGCGCCAGATTCCGTACTTCGGGATCTGTCTGGGGATGCAGTGCGCCGTGATCGAGTTCGCCCGCCATGCTGTCGGTCTGGACGATGCGAACAGCACCGAATTCAATTCGGAGACAAACAATCCGGTGATCTGCCTGCTCGAAGAGCAGAAGAAGATCGTCTACAAGGGCGGCACCATGCGACTCGGGGCTCAGCCCTGCACATTGATGGAAGGCAGCCTTTCCGCACAGCATTATGGTCAGGCCGAAGTCTCAGAGCGGCATCGTCATCGCTATGAATTCAATCCGGAATACCGGGAAGCGATTGAGCAGGCCGGAATGCGAATCGCCGGGGCCAATCCCGACAGCGGACTGGTTGAGATCGTCGAAGTCGAGAATCACCCCTGGTTCGTCGCCGTGCAATTCCATCCAGAATTTCATTCCAAGCCTCTCGCTCCCCACCCGTTGTTCCAGGGCTTCATCAAAGCTGCTCTTGATCGTCGCCAGGACCAGGTCGCGGTTCCGGTCTAGTTCAAGCTGGGAACGGAAGCGAAGCAGAGGGGCCCGGCCGTCACGTCGGCTGGGTGACGAAGTCCAAGAAGCCGCGCCATGCGTGAGTATCAGGAAGAAGACGTCCATTCCTCACGCTCACCGCAGTGACCACGAGACAGGAAGTACGGTCGTCCCATGAGCAAGGCAGTTGATCGCGACGAACTGGCGACCGCGTATCTCGAACAGCTTCCGTACGAGCCGTATCCGGTTCAGGAGGAAGCACTGCTGACGTGGTTCACTTCGGAAGAAGGAATCCTCGTCTGTGCGCCGACCGGGACCGGAAAGACACTGATCGCTGAAGCCGCCCTCTTCGAGGCATTGCAGACCGGCAAAGTCGCTTACTACACCACGCCCCTGATCGCGTTAACGGAGCAGAAGTTCCAGGAGATCCAGGAAGCCGCTCTCCGCTGGGGGTTCGCAGCCGAGGACGTCGGACTGGTGACCGGCAATCGCAAGGTCAACCCGGGGGCCAAAGTGCTCGTCGTCGTGGCGGAGATTCTGCTCAACCGACTGCTCGAAGCCGAAGCGGATGACTTTCGCGAAACGTTCGCGGTCGTGATGGACGAGTTCCACAGCTTCAACGATCCCGAACGCGGCGCCGTCTGGGAATTGACGCTCGGTCTTCTGCCGCCTCATGTGAAGCTGATGCTGCTGTCCGCGACCGTCGGGAACGCCGTTGAGTTTCTGATGTGGCTCCGCAATCAGCACGGCCGAAAACTGCGGCTGATTCAGTCGGAAGATCGCAAGGTGCCACTCAACTTCCGTTGGGTGCCCGATCAGATGCTCGACGAGCAACTCGAAATCATGGCCGCCGGCGATGAGGCGACCAACTACGTCCCGGCCCTCGTGTTCTGTTTCAACCGCTCGCAATGCTGGTCCATCGCCGAGCAGTTGAAAGGGAAACGGCTCGTCACGAAAGAACGGCAGGCCGAGCTCGCCAAACGGCTCGAACAGTACGACTGGTCGCAGGGCGCAGGCCCGAAACTGAAGCCCATTCTTATGCGGGGCGTTGGTGTCCACCATGCTGGCGTGTTGCCCAAGTACCGTCGCATCGTCGAGGAGCTGTTCCAGGAAAAGCTGCTCTCGGTCTGCATGTGCACCGAAACACTCGCTGCCGGGATCAATCTTCCCGCTCGTTCGGTTCTGTTGATTTCCTTGATCAAGGGGCCACCAGGCAGAATGAAACTGATCGATGCCAGCTCGGCTCATCAGATGTTCGGTCGGGCAGGGCGGCCGCAGTACGACAAAGTCGGTTACGTCTTCGCGATCCCCGACGAAGACGACGTGAAGATTCTCCGCTTCAAAGAAAAGTACGACCAGATTCCCGAGGACACCAAAGACCCGAATCTGATCAAAGCCAAGAAGCGGATGAAGAAAAAGATGCCGACGCGAAACAGCAATCGGCAGTATTGGAACGAAGACCAGTTCGAGAAACTCCGCAATGCGCCGCCGGCTAATCTCAGCAGTCGAGGACATCTCCCCTGGCGAATGCTGGCCTGGCTGATCAAGGATTCTCCCGAGGTGAAGAGGCTGCGGGACTTCGTGTCGCGCCGGATGCTCGAAGGCAAAGCTCGAGAACAGGCCGAGAAGCAGCTGTTCCGCATGCTGAAGACGCTCTGGGCCGGCGACTTCATCGAACTCGATCCTCCCCCTCCGGAACCAAAAGTCGTCAAAGAGAAAGCAGAAGAGCAGAAGCAGGGAACGGATGACGACGGCTTTGGTGAAGGCATCGGACTGTTCGGTCAACTGCTGCAGGAAGCCATCCAGCCGGAGAAGAAGGAGACGCCGAAGAAAGTTCCGGGCAAGGCGTCAGCGGGGCCTGTTGAAGACCAATGGATCCCGCGGCGCGCGGTTCCACTGGGGCGACTCGACGAACTCCTGCAGTTCCGCAGCATCAATCCCGTTTACGGCTGCTATCTGCTGAAACTGCTCGGCAAGGCTGACGAGTTCGAACAGATTCAGATTCTCGAAAGCGTGCTCGAAGTTCCCGGCTCGATGCTGCGGGATGTTCGCGTGCCAGTTGACTTGCTGGTCTCCGGCGAACTGGCGCGAAGCGTCGTTGATCACGAGCTCGTCGAGCAGGGGCAACTGCCGAGTCATCGCATCTGGCAGCAGCCGCCCGATGATCCTCGCGATATTCTGTATGAAGACTACCCACCACCGATCGGCGACAAAGTTCACATGTTGTTTCAGTCGGAATTTCCCG is part of the Rubinisphaera margarita genome and encodes:
- a CDS encoding CTP synthase, with amino-acid sequence MTKFIFVTGGVVSSLGKGLTSASVGLLLERRGLKVRMQKLDPYLNVDPGTMSPYQHGEVYVLDDGSETDLDLGHYERFTSSPLSRSSNYTTGQIYQAVLDKERRGEYLGATVQVIPHITDEIKEAIFSQAGPDIDVVITELGGTVGDIEGLPFLEAIRQVPLEVGKENCLFIHLTLVPYLKAARELKTKPTQHSVGQLRQIGIQPDVLVIRTERPLGRDNAEKIALFCNVEKNAVIEEVDKTLSIYEVPLGLAENKIDRLICDKLQLPPASCQLDDWKELMNNIRHPEHEVTIAVVGKYIEHRDAYKSIYESIDHAGFSSKARVIVKRVSADELEEEDPELLLRGVDGILVPGGFGMRGIEGKIRAARYARERQIPYFGICLGMQCAVIEFARHAVGLDDANSTEFNSETNNPVICLLEEQKKIVYKGGTMRLGAQPCTLMEGSLSAQHYGQAEVSERHRHRYEFNPEYREAIEQAGMRIAGANPDSGLVEIVEVENHPWFVAVQFHPEFHSKPLAPHPLFQGFIKAALDRRQDQVAVPV
- a CDS encoding DEAD/DEAH box helicase, translated to MSKAVDRDELATAYLEQLPYEPYPVQEEALLTWFTSEEGILVCAPTGTGKTLIAEAALFEALQTGKVAYYTTPLIALTEQKFQEIQEAALRWGFAAEDVGLVTGNRKVNPGAKVLVVVAEILLNRLLEAEADDFRETFAVVMDEFHSFNDPERGAVWELTLGLLPPHVKLMLLSATVGNAVEFLMWLRNQHGRKLRLIQSEDRKVPLNFRWVPDQMLDEQLEIMAAGDEATNYVPALVFCFNRSQCWSIAEQLKGKRLVTKERQAELAKRLEQYDWSQGAGPKLKPILMRGVGVHHAGVLPKYRRIVEELFQEKLLSVCMCTETLAAGINLPARSVLLISLIKGPPGRMKLIDASSAHQMFGRAGRPQYDKVGYVFAIPDEDDVKILRFKEKYDQIPEDTKDPNLIKAKKRMKKKMPTRNSNRQYWNEDQFEKLRNAPPANLSSRGHLPWRMLAWLIKDSPEVKRLRDFVSRRMLEGKAREQAEKQLFRMLKTLWAGDFIELDPPPPEPKVVKEKAEEQKQGTDDDGFGEGIGLFGQLLQEAIQPEKKETPKKVPGKASAGPVEDQWIPRRAVPLGRLDELLQFRSINPVYGCYLLKLLGKADEFEQIQILESVLEVPGSMLRDVRVPVDLLVSGELARSVVDHELVEQGQLPSHRIWQQPPDDPRDILYEDYPPPIGDKVHMLFQSEFPGVHGVKIMPVWIVGDVLKFGGDFQNYVTGRDLTKQEGVVFRHLLRFVLLVKEFEHLCPEGMNEEVWQSRLMYWDETISKACREVDPETTDKMLEMMGD